One Pseudomonas rhizophila DNA window includes the following coding sequences:
- a CDS encoding nucleotidyltransferase family protein, whose translation MTESIGVIILAAGSGSRFRQVAGQDKDKLLADCTGRDGAVRSVIEQVLVNLPPSLEKRVLVTREDRPQAIRMAQAYGCDFVQLDSPGLGDSIAAGVQACPDLDGWLIVLGDMPFILPSSIEQVVAQISEEGISVPVLAGEYGHPVGFGRAFGPQLMALTADRGAKGLFTGARVVEVAVDDPGVVWDVDVPEALIFK comes from the coding sequence ATGACTGAATCGATTGGTGTGATCATTCTCGCGGCAGGATCGGGCAGCCGTTTCCGTCAGGTTGCAGGCCAGGACAAAGATAAGCTGCTGGCCGATTGCACGGGGCGTGACGGCGCCGTCCGATCGGTCATCGAGCAGGTGCTGGTGAACTTGCCGCCTTCTCTGGAAAAACGCGTGCTGGTGACCCGTGAGGACCGTCCACAGGCTATTCGCATGGCCCAGGCTTACGGGTGCGATTTTGTACAACTGGACTCGCCTGGGCTGGGTGACAGTATCGCTGCGGGTGTCCAGGCTTGCCCGGACCTAGATGGCTGGTTGATCGTGCTCGGTGATATGCCGTTCATCCTGCCGTCAAGCATCGAGCAGGTAGTGGCGCAGATCAGCGAAGAGGGCATCAGTGTGCCGGTCCTGGCGGGTGAGTATGGGCATCCCGTGGGGTTCGGTCGTGCGTTTGGCCCGCAATTGATGGCATTGACCGCTGATCGCGGCGCCAAGGGGTTGTTTACCGGGGCGCGGGTGGTCGAGGTGGCAGTGGACGATCCTGGGGTGGTTTGGGATGTGGACGTGCCTGAAGCGCTGATCTTTAAGTAA
- a CDS encoding (2Fe-2S)-binding protein, whose translation MITLKLNGKDHQLDVTEDMPLLWAIRDVAGYNGTKFGCGMGLCGACTIHIDGAPARSCITPIGSVKGQNVTTIDALHVDPVGQIVQKAWLDTAVAQCGYCQGGQIMSATALLKTNPNPSDEQIEEAMVGNICRCGTYNRIKTAIRQASTHLKEAKA comes from the coding sequence ATGATTACCTTGAAACTCAATGGAAAAGATCACCAACTGGATGTGACCGAGGACATGCCGCTGCTGTGGGCTATCCGGGATGTGGCCGGTTACAACGGCACCAAGTTCGGCTGCGGCATGGGCCTGTGTGGCGCCTGTACCATTCACATCGACGGCGCCCCGGCGCGCAGTTGCATCACCCCGATTGGTTCGGTGAAAGGCCAGAACGTCACCACCATCGATGCCCTTCATGTCGACCCGGTCGGGCAAATTGTCCAGAAGGCCTGGCTCGATACCGCCGTGGCCCAGTGCGGCTACTGTCAGGGCGGGCAGATCATGTCCGCGACCGCCTTGCTCAAGACCAATCCCAACCCGAGCGATGAGCAGATCGAAGAGGCCATGGTCGGCAACATCTGCCGCTGCGGCACTTATAACCGGATCAAGACTGCGATCCGCCAGGCTTCCACCCACCTGAAGGAGGCCAAGGCATGA
- a CDS encoding xanthine dehydrogenase family protein molybdopterin-binding subunit — MSRLPNDFVLSNLSRRGFLKGASATGVLVLAASWGLPDAFAEDKKFGGEGMPNGVIDDPKVYVSIATDGSVTVICNRSEMGQGVRTSLTMVVADELDADWAQVKVRQAPADEVRFGNQDTDGSRSMRHWYEPMRRCGAAARTMLELAAAAQWNVPASECRAQLHKVVHQPSGRELGYGALAAAASALPVPARDSLRLKQPSEFRYIGKESSRAIDGEDVVNGRAVFGADVHFDGMLYAVVARPPVYGGKVKRVDSSAALKVPGVVKVLQIEGRPLPSEFQPLGGVAVVAKNTWAAIKGREALKIEWDDGPNAGYDSVAYRKELEAAALKPGKVLRNTGDLDDALAKADATLEASYYLPHLSQSPMEPMVAVARFKDGQCEAWAPSQAPQVTRERVAERLGIPFDKVIVHITLLGGGFGRKSKPDFVLEAAVLAKEFPGQAVRVQWTREDDIHHSYFHTVSAEYLKAGLNQDGMPSGWLHRTVAPSITALFAPGMTHEAPFEVGMGVTNMAYAIPNMRLENPEAVAHTRVGWYRSVSNIPHGFAIQSFIDELAHKAGQDPLAYHVKLLGPDRKIDPRTLNEEWNYGESPELYPIDTARIRTVLETAAKAAGWGRKLPKGRGLGLAVHYSFVTYVAAALEVEVKDDGTLIVHKADIAVDCGPQINPERIRSQFEGACVMGLGNAVVGEISFKDGKVQQDNFHMYEVARMSLAPKEVAVHLVTPPGEVPLGGVGEPGVPPIAPALCNAIFAATGKRIRELPVRYQLQGWQQAKT; from the coding sequence ATGAGCCGCTTGCCCAATGATTTTGTGCTGAGCAACCTCAGCCGCCGTGGTTTCCTCAAAGGCGCGAGCGCCACGGGTGTGTTGGTGCTGGCCGCCAGTTGGGGCCTGCCGGACGCCTTTGCCGAGGACAAGAAGTTCGGCGGCGAGGGCATGCCCAATGGTGTGATCGACGACCCGAAGGTGTACGTGAGCATCGCCACCGATGGCAGCGTGACGGTGATCTGCAACCGTTCGGAAATGGGCCAGGGTGTGCGCACCAGCCTGACCATGGTGGTGGCCGATGAACTGGACGCTGACTGGGCGCAGGTCAAGGTGCGGCAGGCACCGGCGGATGAGGTGCGCTTCGGCAACCAGGACACCGATGGCTCGCGCAGTATGCGCCACTGGTACGAACCAATGCGTCGTTGCGGGGCCGCTGCCCGGACCATGCTGGAGCTGGCCGCCGCTGCCCAGTGGAATGTCCCGGCGAGTGAGTGTCGTGCTCAATTGCACAAAGTCGTGCACCAGCCTTCCGGTCGGGAACTGGGGTATGGCGCGTTGGCCGCCGCGGCCAGTGCCTTGCCAGTTCCCGCCCGTGACAGCCTGCGCCTCAAGCAACCTTCGGAGTTTCGCTACATCGGTAAGGAGTCGAGCCGGGCCATCGATGGCGAAGACGTCGTCAACGGGCGTGCCGTGTTCGGCGCCGATGTACATTTCGATGGCATGCTCTATGCCGTCGTGGCTCGCCCGCCAGTCTATGGTGGCAAGGTCAAGCGCGTGGACAGCAGCGCGGCGCTGAAAGTACCGGGCGTGGTCAAGGTGCTGCAGATCGAAGGACGTCCGTTGCCCTCCGAGTTCCAGCCTCTGGGCGGCGTGGCGGTAGTGGCGAAAAACACCTGGGCGGCGATCAAGGGCCGCGAGGCGCTGAAAATCGAGTGGGATGACGGCCCGAATGCAGGCTATGACTCCGTCGCCTATCGCAAGGAACTGGAAGCTGCGGCCCTCAAGCCCGGGAAAGTCTTGCGCAACACTGGCGATCTGGACGACGCGCTGGCCAAGGCTGACGCAACCCTGGAGGCGTCCTATTACCTGCCGCACCTGTCGCAGTCGCCGATGGAGCCGATGGTCGCCGTCGCCCGGTTCAAGGATGGCCAGTGCGAAGCCTGGGCACCGAGCCAGGCGCCGCAGGTCACCCGTGAACGCGTCGCCGAACGATTGGGGATCCCTTTCGACAAGGTTATCGTGCACATCACGCTGCTGGGCGGTGGTTTCGGGCGCAAGTCCAAGCCCGATTTCGTCCTCGAGGCGGCCGTGTTGGCCAAGGAGTTTCCAGGCCAGGCGGTGCGGGTGCAATGGACCCGCGAAGATGACATCCATCATTCGTATTTCCACACCGTATCGGCCGAATACCTCAAGGCTGGCCTGAACCAGGACGGGATGCCGTCCGGCTGGCTGCATCGCACCGTAGCCCCGAGCATTACCGCACTGTTTGCACCGGGCATGACCCACGAAGCGCCGTTCGAAGTGGGCATGGGCGTGACCAACATGGCTTACGCAATTCCCAACATGCGCCTGGAGAACCCCGAAGCGGTGGCCCATACGAGGGTTGGCTGGTACCGCTCGGTGTCGAATATTCCCCACGGTTTTGCGATTCAGAGTTTCATCGACGAATTGGCCCACAAGGCCGGCCAGGATCCACTGGCGTATCACGTCAAATTGCTTGGCCCGGACCGTAAGATCGATCCGCGCACCTTGAATGAAGAATGGAACTACGGCGAATCCCCCGAGCTTTATCCCATCGATACGGCGCGGATCCGCACCGTGCTGGAAACCGCCGCCAAGGCCGCCGGGTGGGGCCGCAAACTGCCCAAGGGCCGTGGCCTGGGGCTGGCGGTGCACTACAGCTTCGTCACCTATGTGGCGGCAGCGCTGGAGGTGGAGGTCAAGGACGATGGTACGTTGATCGTGCACAAGGCCGATATTGCCGTGGACTGCGGCCCGCAGATCAACCCCGAGCGTATCCGTTCCCAGTTCGAAGGCGCCTGCGTCATGGGCCTGGGCAATGCGGTGGTGGGGGAGATCAGCTTCAAGGACGGCAAGGTCCAGCAAGACAACTTCCACATGTACGAAGTGGCGCGCATGTCCTTGGCTCCCAAGGAGGTCGCGGTGCACTTGGTCACGCCGCCGGGCGAGGTGCCGTTGGGCGGTGTGGGTGAACCGGGTGTGCCGCCGATTGCGCCGGCGCTGTGCAACGCGATTTTCGCCGCCACCGGCAAGCGCATCCGCGAGCTGCCCGTGCGTTATCAGTTGCAGGGCTGGCAGCAGGCCAAAACCTGA
- the murB gene encoding UDP-N-acetylmuramate dehydrogenase: protein MTLQVRAGVSLKPFNSFGVDVTARLFAEAHSDADVRQALAYASANDVPLLVIGGGSNLLLTGDIDALVLRMASQGIRLLSDDGERVLIEAEAGEPWHPFVQYTLAQGWSGLENLSLIPGTVGAAPMQNIGAYGVEIKDVFAGLTALDRQTGELHDFTLEECRFAYRDSLFKQQAGRWLILRVRFALSRAAHLHLEYGPVRQRLTELGIEQATPSDVSRAICSIRSEKLPDPAVLGNAGSFFKNPLVPASHVAQLKLQYPDLVAYPQPQGQMKIAAGWLIERAGWKGFREGDAGVHKLQALVLVNYGCATGPQLLDLALRIQKDIAERFQVNLEMEPNRY, encoded by the coding sequence ATGACCTTGCAGGTGCGGGCCGGCGTCAGCCTCAAGCCGTTCAACAGCTTTGGCGTGGACGTCACCGCCCGGTTATTCGCCGAAGCCCACAGCGACGCCGATGTCCGCCAGGCGCTGGCCTATGCCAGCGCCAATGACGTGCCGTTGCTGGTGATCGGTGGCGGCAGCAACCTGCTGCTGACCGGTGATATCGACGCGCTGGTGTTGCGCATGGCCAGCCAAGGGATTCGTCTGCTCAGCGATGATGGCGAGCGGGTGCTGATCGAAGCCGAAGCAGGCGAACCGTGGCACCCCTTCGTCCAGTACACGCTGGCGCAAGGCTGGTCGGGGCTGGAGAACCTCAGCCTGATCCCCGGTACGGTGGGGGCCGCACCGATGCAAAACATCGGTGCCTACGGTGTGGAGATCAAGGATGTGTTCGCCGGCCTTACCGCCCTGGATCGGCAAACCGGCGAGCTGCACGATTTCACCCTCGAAGAATGCCGTTTCGCCTACCGCGACAGCCTGTTCAAGCAGCAAGCGGGTCGTTGGCTGATCCTGCGGGTGCGCTTTGCCCTCAGTCGCGCCGCGCATCTGCACCTGGAGTACGGCCCGGTCCGCCAGCGGTTGACCGAACTGGGCATCGAACAGGCGACTCCCTCGGATGTCAGCCGGGCCATCTGCAGCATCCGCAGTGAAAAGCTCCCTGACCCGGCCGTGCTGGGCAATGCCGGCAGTTTCTTCAAGAACCCGCTGGTGCCGGCTTCGCACGTCGCGCAACTCAAGCTTCAATACCCGGATCTGGTGGCTTATCCACAACCCCAAGGGCAGATGAAAATTGCCGCCGGTTGGTTGATCGAGCGGGCCGGCTGGAAGGGCTTTCGCGAAGGCGACGCCGGGGTGCATAAGTTGCAGGCGTTGGTGCTGGTCAACTACGGCTGCGCCACCGGTCCACAATTGCTGGATCTGGCCCTGCGTATCCAGAAAGACATTGCCGAGCGTTTTCAGGTCAATCTGGAAATGGAGCCCAATCGGTACTGA
- the rne gene encoding ribonuclease E has product MKRMLINATQPEELRVALVDGQRLYDLDIESGAREQKKANIYKGRITRIEPSLEAAFVDFGSERHGFLPLKEISREYFKKAPEGRVNIKDVLSEGQEVIVQVEKEERGNKGAALTTFISLAGRYLVLMPNNPRAGGISRRIEGEERNELREALNGLVAPADMGLIVRTAGLGRSSEEMQWDLDYLLQLWTAIKEASLDRSAPFLIYQESNVIIRAIRDYLRQDIGEVLIDSVEAQDEALTFIRQVMPQYASKIKLYEDSVPLFNRFQIESQIETAFQRVVELPSGGSIVIDPTEALVSIDINSARATKGSDIEETALQTNLEAAEEIARQLRLRDIGGLIVIDFIDMTPAKNQRAVEEKVRECLEADRARVQVGRISRFGLLEMSRQRLRPSLGESSGIVCPRCNGTGIIRDVESLSLAILRLIEEEALKDRTAEVRAQVPIPVAAFLLNEKRNSITKIELRTRARIVILPNDHLETPHFEVQRLRDDSPEAHTNQSSYEIAAAAAEVEEVQPAAATRTLVRQEAAVKTAPARANAPVPTEAAAPAPAPAAAPEPSLFKGLVKSLVSLFATKEEPAAPTVVAKPAATERPARNEERRNGRQQTRNRNGRRDEERKPREERAPREERAPREPREERQPREAREEVPAVAREERAPRPPREERQPRAPREDRKPRGEREERVRELREPLDAAPAAAAATAEERPARQPREERAPRPPREERQPRAEQAAVASEEEVLNSEEQLQEDGQDNAEGDRPRRRSRGQRRRSNRRERQRDANGNVIEGSEASESAENAEAPSAADLAAGLAVTAAVASSSISAPAEAEAHEQAERATAVVENAPVEAPVVEATTPVETTASPEVELAPVREAEPQAEAVSEPAPVIEQPMVAAEPVIEAVIEEKAPEPVREEQTAFNWHAEPAVVEAEPAAEAVKAAEPVVVEPAPAVQAPVVAEAPAPVEVEAPAPASALTPNGRAPNDPREVRRRKREAERLQKEAEQAAAAAAQAPAAEPAPVEQAIEAAPAPVAETTSEPAPAESAPVIDEPQHSAEEVAPRHTEALEKEHEPKPHA; this is encoded by the coding sequence ATGAAAAGAATGCTGATTAACGCAACTCAACCCGAAGAGTTGCGTGTTGCACTGGTAGACGGCCAGCGCCTCTACGACCTGGATATCGAATCCGGTGCACGCGAGCAGAAGAAGGCCAACATCTATAAAGGCCGGATTACTCGCATCGAACCAAGCCTTGAGGCTGCCTTTGTCGATTTCGGCTCCGAGCGCCACGGCTTCCTGCCCCTCAAAGAAATCTCCCGCGAATACTTCAAGAAGGCCCCTGAAGGCCGCGTCAACATCAAGGACGTCCTGAGCGAAGGCCAGGAAGTCATCGTCCAGGTCGAAAAAGAAGAGCGTGGCAACAAGGGCGCAGCCCTGACCACCTTCATCAGCCTGGCGGGCCGTTACCTGGTCCTGATGCCGAACAACCCTCGCGCCGGTGGTATCTCCCGCCGCATCGAAGGCGAAGAGCGCAATGAACTGCGCGAAGCCCTCAACGGCCTGGTTGCCCCAGCCGACATGGGCCTGATCGTTCGCACCGCCGGCCTTGGCCGCAGCAGCGAAGAAATGCAGTGGGACCTCGACTACCTGCTGCAACTGTGGACCGCCATCAAAGAAGCCTCGCTGGATCGCTCCGCGCCGTTCCTGATCTATCAGGAAAGCAATGTCATCATCCGCGCGATCCGCGATTACCTGCGCCAGGACATCGGCGAAGTGTTGATCGACAGCGTTGAAGCCCAGGACGAAGCCCTGACCTTCATCCGCCAGGTCATGCCGCAGTACGCCAGCAAGATCAAACTCTACGAAGACAGCGTTCCGCTGTTCAACCGTTTCCAGATCGAAAGCCAGATCGAGACCGCGTTCCAGCGCGTCGTAGAACTGCCGTCCGGCGGCTCCATCGTCATCGATCCGACCGAAGCCCTGGTGTCCATCGACATCAACTCGGCGCGCGCCACCAAAGGCAGCGACATCGAAGAAACCGCCCTGCAGACCAACCTTGAAGCCGCCGAAGAAATCGCCCGTCAGTTGCGCCTGCGCGACATCGGCGGCCTGATCGTCATCGACTTCATCGACATGACCCCGGCCAAGAACCAGCGCGCCGTGGAAGAGAAGGTCCGTGAGTGCCTGGAAGCCGACCGCGCCCGCGTACAGGTCGGTCGCATCTCGCGCTTCGGCCTGCTGGAAATGTCCCGTCAGCGCCTGCGTCCTTCCTTGGGCGAGAGCAGCGGCATCGTCTGCCCGCGCTGCAACGGCACCGGCATCATCCGTGACGTCGAGTCGCTGTCCCTGGCGATCCTGCGCCTGATCGAAGAAGAAGCCCTGAAAGACCGCACCGCCGAAGTTCGCGCCCAGGTGCCGATCCCGGTGGCTGCGTTCCTGCTCAACGAAAAACGCAACTCGATCACCAAGATCGAACTGCGCACCCGCGCCCGTATCGTCATCCTGCCGAACGATCACCTCGAGACGCCGCACTTCGAAGTGCAGCGCCTGCGTGATGACAGCCCGGAAGCCCACACCAATCAGTCCAGCTACGAAATCGCTGCTGCCGCTGCCGAAGTGGAAGAAGTGCAGCCGGCTGCTGCCACTCGCACCCTGGTTCGCCAGGAAGCTGCGGTCAAGACGGCTCCAGCCCGCGCCAATGCACCGGTTCCGACCGAAGCAGCCGCGCCGGCACCGGCACCTGCCGCCGCACCTGAACCAAGCCTGTTCAAAGGCCTTGTGAAATCCCTGGTCAGCCTGTTCGCCACCAAGGAAGAGCCGGCTGCGCCGACCGTTGTCGCCAAGCCAGCGGCTACCGAGCGTCCAGCCCGCAACGAAGAACGTCGCAATGGTCGTCAGCAGACCCGCAACCGCAACGGTCGTCGTGACGAGGAGCGCAAACCCCGTGAAGAGCGTGCACCGCGTGAAGAGCGCGCACCACGTGAGCCACGTGAAGAACGCCAGCCTCGCGAAGCCCGTGAGGAAGTGCCAGCCGTAGCCCGCGAAGAACGCGCGCCGCGTCCGCCGCGTGAAGAGCGCCAACCCCGCGCGCCTCGTGAAGATCGCAAGCCACGTGGCGAGCGTGAAGAACGTGTTCGCGAGCTGCGCGAACCGCTGGATGCCGCTCCCGCCGCTGCTGCCGCCACCGCTGAAGAGCGTCCGGCCCGTCAGCCTCGCGAAGAGCGCGCACCGCGTCCGCCACGTGAAGAGCGTCAACCACGCGCCGAGCAGGCTGCCGTTGCCAGCGAAGAGGAAGTACTGAACAGCGAAGAGCAACTGCAGGAAGACGGTCAGGACAACGCCGAAGGCGATCGTCCACGCCGCCGCTCCCGTGGGCAGCGTCGCCGCAGCAACCGTCGTGAGCGTCAACGCGACGCCAACGGCAATGTGATCGAAGGTTCGGAAGCCTCCGAATCCGCCGAGAACGCCGAAGCGCCAAGCGCTGCCGACCTGGCTGCCGGCCTGGCCGTCACCGCCGCGGTTGCCAGCAGCTCGATCAGCGCCCCCGCTGAAGCCGAGGCTCACGAACAGGCCGAACGCGCTACCGCCGTGGTGGAAAACGCCCCGGTTGAAGCGCCTGTGGTCGAAGCCACTACCCCGGTAGAAACCACCGCTTCGCCAGAAGTGGAACTCGCCCCGGTTCGTGAAGCCGAGCCTCAGGCAGAAGCAGTTTCCGAGCCTGCACCTGTCATCGAGCAACCTATGGTTGCCGCTGAACCTGTGATCGAAGCTGTGATCGAGGAAAAAGCGCCGGAGCCGGTTCGCGAAGAACAGACCGCGTTCAACTGGCACGCCGAGCCAGCCGTCGTCGAAGCCGAGCCGGCAGCAGAAGCCGTGAAAGCAGCCGAGCCGGTCGTGGTCGAGCCAGCTCCAGCGGTTCAAGCGCCTGTGGTTGCCGAAGCTCCAGCCCCGGTAGAGGTGGAGGCGCCTGCCCCTGCCAGCGCCCTGACCCCCAACGGTCGTGCTCCGAACGATCCGCGTGAAGTGCGTCGTCGCAAGCGTGAAGCCGAGCGTCTGCAGAAGGAAGCCGAACAAGCTGCCGCTGCCGCTGCTCAAGCGCCTGCCGCTGAGCCAGCACCCGTGGAGCAAGCAATCGAGGCAGCCCCTGCCCCGGTCGCTGAAACCACCAGCGAACCCGCTCCCGCTGAATCGGCGCCGGTGATCGACGAACCTCAGCACTCCGCTGAAGAAGTCGCACCTCGCCACACTGAAGCCCTGGAAAAAGAGCACGAGCCTAAACCTCACGCCTGA
- a CDS encoding low molecular weight protein-tyrosine-phosphatase — MRVLFVCLGNICRSPTAEGILRHKLREAGLAEQVEVASAGTGDWHVGKAPDKRSQAAALRRGYDLSAQRARQVSRADFATYDLILAMDGSNLRNLKALQPSNGRAELDLFLRRYEAELDDVPDPYYDGEQGFEQVLDLIERATDRLVIELKGRL; from the coding sequence ATGCGGGTTCTGTTTGTCTGCCTCGGCAACATCTGCCGATCACCCACCGCCGAAGGCATCCTGCGGCACAAGCTGCGCGAGGCCGGGCTGGCCGAGCAGGTGGAAGTCGCCTCCGCCGGCACCGGTGACTGGCACGTCGGCAAGGCCCCGGACAAGCGCAGCCAGGCTGCGGCCCTACGACGCGGCTATGACCTGTCGGCCCAGCGTGCCCGCCAGGTCAGCCGGGCCGATTTCGCCACTTATGACCTGATCCTGGCGATGGACGGCAGCAACCTGCGCAATCTGAAAGCCCTGCAACCGAGCAATGGCAGGGCCGAACTGGATCTGTTCCTGCGCCGCTACGAGGCTGAACTCGATGACGTGCCGGACCCGTACTACGACGGCGAACAGGGTTTCGAGCAAGTGCTGGACCTGATCGAGCGTGCCACGGACCGCCTGGTGATCGAATTGAAGGGGCGGCTATGA
- the kdsB gene encoding 3-deoxy-manno-octulosonate cytidylyltransferase, producing MTAAFTVVIPSRFASTRLPGKPLLLIAGKPMIQHVWEQACKSSAQRVVVATDDARIVEACKGFGAEVVLTREDHNSGTDRLAEVAAKLGLEPDAIVVNVQGDEPLIPSSVIDQVANNLAAHPEARMATLAEPIEDLQTLFNPNVVKVVSDLNGLALTFSRATLPWARDAFAQSRDVMPDGVPYRRHIGIYAYRAGFLQDFVAWGPCWLENTESLEQLRALWHGVRIHVADALIAPPTGVDTVEDLERVRRLLEA from the coding sequence ATGACCGCAGCCTTTACCGTTGTCATTCCGTCGCGCTTTGCCTCAACGCGCCTGCCCGGCAAACCGTTGCTGTTGATCGCCGGCAAGCCGATGATCCAGCACGTATGGGAGCAGGCCTGCAAAAGCAGCGCCCAGCGCGTGGTAGTGGCGACCGACGATGCGCGCATCGTGGAGGCCTGCAAGGGCTTTGGCGCCGAAGTGGTACTGACTCGCGAGGATCACAACTCCGGAACCGATCGTCTGGCGGAAGTCGCCGCCAAGCTGGGCCTGGAACCCGACGCCATCGTGGTCAATGTGCAGGGCGATGAACCGTTGATCCCGTCCAGTGTGATCGATCAGGTTGCTAACAATCTGGCAGCCCATCCCGAAGCGCGCATGGCCACCCTGGCCGAGCCGATCGAGGATCTGCAAACCCTGTTCAACCCCAATGTGGTCAAGGTCGTCAGCGATCTCAATGGCCTGGCGTTGACCTTCAGCCGCGCCACCTTGCCCTGGGCCCGTGATGCATTCGCGCAAAGTCGGGACGTCATGCCTGACGGCGTGCCGTACCGCCGCCACATCGGCATCTACGCTTACCGCGCCGGTTTCCTCCAGGATTTCGTCGCCTGGGGCCCGTGCTGGCTGGAAAACACCGAATCCCTGGAGCAACTGCGTGCCCTGTGGCACGGCGTGCGAATCCATGTCGCCGATGCGCTGATTGCTCCGCCGACCGGCGTCGACACCGTGGAAGACCTCGAGCGCGTTCGTCGCCTGCTGGAGGCCTGA
- the rluC gene encoding 23S rRNA pseudouridine(955/2504/2580) synthase RluC, with protein sequence MTTTAPSTPGVQLLEVSPEYAGQRIDNFLLARLKGVPKTLIYRILRKGEVRVNKGRIKPEYKLQAGDIVRVPPVRVPERDEPVPLAQGLLQRLEASIVFEDKALIVLNKPAGIAVHGGSGLNFGVIEAFRQLRPDAKELELVHRLDRDTSGLLMIAKKRSMLRHLHEQLRGDGVDKRYMALVRGRWDTSIKQVRAPLLKSNLRSGERMVEVNEEGKEALTVFKVLRRFGDFATMVEAKPVTGRTHQIRVHTLHAGHCIAGDSKYGDDDFTREIRDLGGKRLFLHAYMLTVPLPDGGELKLQAPVDEMWAKTVERLSAS encoded by the coding sequence ATGACGACTACTGCCCCTTCGACCCCTGGCGTTCAACTGCTCGAGGTCTCGCCGGAATATGCCGGCCAACGAATCGATAACTTCCTTCTAGCCCGACTCAAAGGCGTGCCCAAGACCTTGATCTATCGCATTTTGCGCAAGGGTGAAGTGCGGGTGAACAAAGGACGGATCAAGCCCGAATACAAGCTTCAGGCGGGCGATATCGTGCGCGTGCCGCCGGTTCGCGTGCCCGAGCGCGATGAGCCCGTGCCCCTGGCCCAAGGCCTGTTGCAGCGCCTGGAAGCCTCGATCGTCTTCGAAGACAAGGCGCTGATCGTGCTCAACAAGCCTGCGGGCATTGCGGTTCACGGCGGCAGCGGCCTGAATTTCGGCGTGATCGAGGCCTTTCGTCAGTTGCGTCCCGACGCCAAGGAGCTGGAGTTGGTCCATCGCCTGGATCGCGACACCTCCGGCCTGCTGATGATCGCCAAGAAACGCAGCATGTTGCGGCATTTGCATGAGCAATTGCGCGGCGATGGCGTCGACAAGCGCTACATGGCGCTGGTGCGGGGACGTTGGGATACCTCCATCAAGCAAGTTCGGGCGCCGTTGCTCAAGAGCAACCTGCGTTCCGGCGAGCGCATGGTGGAAGTCAACGAAGAAGGCAAGGAGGCCCTGACAGTGTTCAAGGTCCTGCGCCGCTTCGGTGATTTCGCCACCATGGTCGAGGCCAAGCCGGTGACTGGCCGCACCCATCAGATTCGCGTCCATACGCTACATGCCGGGCATTGCATCGCTGGGGACAGCAAGTACGGCGATGACGACTTCACCCGGGAAATCCGTGATCTGGGTGGCAAACGCCTGTTTCTCCATGCCTACATGTTGACCGTGCCGTTGCCCGATGGTGGTGAGCTGAAATTGCAGGCTCCGGTGGATGAAATGTGGGCCAAGACCGTGGAGCGGTTGAGTGCATCCTGA
- a CDS encoding XdhC family protein — translation MDSVDLNVLRSVLEWRRAGQRVVLFTVVQTWGTAPRPPGAMLALREDGVVIGSVSGGCVEDDLIARLHDGRIPADGPPVQLITYGVTREEAARFGLPCGGTLRLTEERVGDPQWVAQLLERCDGHEIVARELTVGTGEVLLTPASKTEALVFDGQVLRAIYGPRWRLLLIGAGQLSRYVAEMARLLDFEVLICDPRKEFVYGWEEQHGRFVSGMPDEAVLSIQTDERTAIVALTHDPRLDDMALLTALDSKAFYVGALGSRVNSQKRRDNLAQLGLSAQAIERLHGPIGLHIGSHTPAEIALSLLAEIVAIKNGVELRQKKPL, via the coding sequence ATGGACAGCGTTGATCTGAACGTCCTGCGCAGCGTGCTTGAGTGGCGCCGCGCCGGGCAGCGGGTGGTGTTGTTCACCGTGGTCCAGACTTGGGGCACGGCGCCGAGGCCGCCGGGGGCGATGCTGGCCCTGCGTGAAGACGGCGTGGTGATTGGCTCGGTATCGGGCGGTTGTGTCGAGGATGACCTGATCGCCCGGCTGCACGACGGGCGTATTCCGGCGGACGGTCCGCCGGTGCAGCTCATCACCTATGGCGTGACTCGTGAGGAGGCGGCGCGCTTCGGCCTGCCGTGCGGCGGTACCTTGCGCCTGACCGAAGAACGGGTCGGCGATCCGCAATGGGTCGCGCAACTGCTGGAGCGCTGCGATGGCCATGAGATTGTCGCCCGTGAGCTGACCGTCGGCACAGGCGAAGTGCTGCTGACGCCGGCCAGCAAAACCGAAGCGCTGGTATTCGACGGTCAAGTCCTGCGGGCCATCTACGGCCCGCGCTGGCGGCTGCTGTTGATCGGCGCGGGGCAACTGTCGCGTTATGTGGCAGAAATGGCCCGGTTGCTGGATTTCGAGGTGTTGATCTGCGATCCGCGCAAGGAATTTGTCTACGGTTGGGAAGAGCAGCATGGCCGCTTCGTTTCCGGCATGCCTGACGAAGCGGTGTTGAGCATCCAGACCGACGAGCGTACCGCCATTGTCGCCCTGACCCATGATCCACGATTGGACGATATGGCGCTGCTCACGGCCCTGGATTCCAAGGCGTTTTATGTCGGGGCCCTGGGCTCTCGGGTGAACAGCCAGAAGCGCCGGGATAACCTGGCTCAGCTAGGCTTGTCTGCACAGGCTATCGAACGGCTGCATGGGCCGATCGGTTTGCACATCGGCAGCCATACGCCGGCGGAAATTGCCTTGTCTTTGCTGGCTGAAATCGTGGCGATCAAGAATGGCGTCGAGTTGCGTCAGAAAAAGCCGCTGTAA